Within Candidatus Tanganyikabacteria bacterium, the genomic segment ACGAAATCGCGAAGAAGAGCGGACGGCCGGTGGCTGAGCTCATCCGCGAGGCCATCCGGCGGGTTTGGTGTCATCCTGCGGTTACCGGACCAGTCGCCGTCTGGGACGGACCTCTCTCGGCCACTTCCTTGGATCACGACAAGGTCACATACGATGAGGCATAGGCGCCTCAG encodes:
- a CDS encoding CopG family transcriptional regulator, translated to MTKTQVYLSDDDLRTLHEIAKKSGRPVAELIREAIRRVWCHPAVTGPVAVWDGPLSATSLDHDKVTYDEA